A single region of the Acidimicrobiia bacterium genome encodes:
- a CDS encoding TrkH family potassium uptake protein has protein sequence MSLRRLVFIVAAVVEGTAAAMLTASVVAIVYREWDEALSITVGAVVVLVLADLVRRGAARTGELTMREGFAAVGLSWCAMVAVGTIPFLVTGTVGGFTEIFFETASGFTTTGASVIATPEVLSRSVLWWRALTQWIGGMGIIVLSIAILPLLGVGGMQLARAEYPGGQPDRLTPRFRETAKRLWLVYAALTAAAAVAYAVAGMGVFDALTHSFTTLSTGGFSTSSSSLAGFSVSVQWVAIVFMTMSGASFALHLRALKRPTEYLRSAELRLYGMVTAAAAALVIVGTWGGAPVDTIRSGLFSVVSLVTTTGYGVADWNLWSGGLQVLVVGLMFVGGMAGSTAGSIKVYRLGILYQSSRADMRRLIHPRGVFVTRLGHQQVPDRVAESVQSFFILYMFLFMTGTLLFAAIESLAGVQVDLATSVSAVATSIGNIGPGLAAVGPTDTFASVPTAGKWLLSFLMIVGRLEIFPIVLLFTREMWRR, from the coding sequence GTCGATCACAGTGGGTGCCGTCGTGGTGCTGGTCCTCGCCGACCTGGTCCGGAGGGGCGCGGCGCGTACCGGGGAGCTCACCATGCGCGAGGGGTTCGCCGCCGTTGGGTTGTCCTGGTGTGCCATGGTGGCCGTGGGGACTATCCCGTTTCTCGTGACCGGCACCGTCGGCGGGTTCACCGAGATCTTCTTCGAGACCGCGTCGGGGTTCACCACGACCGGGGCTTCGGTGATTGCGACCCCCGAAGTTCTGTCGCGCTCGGTCCTGTGGTGGCGGGCCCTCACGCAATGGATTGGAGGCATGGGCATCATCGTCCTGTCCATCGCCATCCTCCCGCTGCTCGGTGTCGGTGGCATGCAGTTGGCCAGGGCCGAGTATCCGGGAGGTCAGCCCGACCGCTTGACTCCTCGATTTAGGGAGACGGCGAAGCGCCTGTGGCTGGTTTACGCCGCGTTGACCGCGGCAGCGGCCGTGGCCTATGCCGTCGCCGGGATGGGAGTGTTCGACGCGCTCACCCATTCTTTCACGACCTTGTCGACCGGTGGGTTCAGCACGAGCAGCTCGTCACTCGCCGGATTCAGCGTGTCGGTGCAGTGGGTGGCGATCGTGTTCATGACGATGAGTGGCGCGTCGTTCGCGCTTCACCTGCGGGCGCTGAAGCGGCCTACCGAGTACCTCCGAAGCGCCGAGCTCCGGCTGTACGGCATGGTCACGGCGGCGGCGGCGGCGTTGGTCATCGTCGGCACCTGGGGTGGTGCGCCGGTCGACACCATCAGGAGCGGCCTCTTCAGCGTTGTGTCCCTGGTCACCACGACCGGGTACGGCGTGGCCGACTGGAACCTGTGGAGCGGGGGTCTTCAGGTCCTCGTGGTGGGCCTCATGTTCGTGGGGGGAATGGCCGGGTCCACGGCGGGGTCGATCAAGGTGTACCGACTGGGCATCCTCTATCAGAGTTCGCGGGCGGATATGCGGCGACTGATCCATCCTCGGGGCGTCTTCGTCACGCGGCTCGGCCATCAGCAGGTTCCCGACAGGGTCGCCGAGAGCGTCCAGTCGTTCTTCATCCTCTACATGTTCCTGTTCATGACCGGGACGTTGTTGTTCGCGGCCATCGAGTCTTTGGCAGGCGTGCAGGTGGACTTGGCGACGTCGGTGTCGGCAGTCGCCACTTCGATTGGGAACATCGGCCCGGGCCTTGCCGCGGTGGGGCCTACTGATACCTTCGCCAGCGTCCCGACCGCCGGCAAGTGGCTCCTCTCATTCCTGATGATCGTGGGGCGCCTCGAGATCTTCCCGATCGTGTTGCTGTTCACCAGGGAGATGTGGCGGCGATAG
- a CDS encoding sodium/proton-translocating pyrophosphatase, translating to MADLATAVPFLWVLVAVGILAVGAALVHAVRLGTGADRDTTTPDAAVRHGVARVVGRQRVLALAIGAAVVAALILLAGGTAPWWSLGSYLAGAGAALGVGGGVVAVTAHSPRRTADAARDRGSVAAMAVAAGGGTGAALILVGVASTMLAGGYLIADAALSLPEVWRLLVPAGLGVSTVAIVARVGSGVFAKSTDVASHTTSRLEARGADRYGRNPVTIADLVGDSLAGTNGAAIDLLDTLFISVAATTVLAWDLSGGPSVTLWAVLLPLVVAGSGIVGSFLATLVVRTRGSHLSATLRLGPAVCGAYVLVVGYAYLRWPLVDTPGTIDPWGAFASTACGVVVGIGIGHLSELFTSDRWRQVKNLAREADRGAAPVVLAGVVDGLRTSVILVAVLGGGVAVAFWGGEAMVEGGGAYGVALGAVAAAASLGVIARVAAFGPVADTARGIADMTGMPVEAREVASALDSLGNAVAGMVRGFSLGAGGWAAVAAILALHRTADIGAVDLFRPLALGSLLVGAAVPMVVAASAMRSVTATAASIVDEAGRRVAGQRGRRKTRTPVDEVWCVDLAAAAAHRAVVLPISLAVVLPIGLGLFDVAALAALLVGGLVSGLLLAAFLASSGGSWDNARKLVEAGAYGGRGSDADLATSVGDAVGDPFKDAAMPAVLVVVKGLAIAALAFLPAFLG from the coding sequence ATGGCCGATCTCGCCACCGCCGTGCCCTTCCTGTGGGTGCTGGTCGCCGTCGGCATCCTCGCCGTCGGTGCCGCGCTCGTCCACGCCGTTCGGCTGGGCACGGGAGCCGACCGGGACACGACGACACCTGACGCCGCGGTGCGTCACGGCGTCGCTCGAGTGGTCGGCCGACAACGGGTGCTCGCGCTGGCGATCGGCGCCGCCGTGGTCGCGGCGCTGATCCTGCTCGCTGGCGGTACCGCCCCTTGGTGGTCCCTGGGTTCCTACCTGGCGGGAGCCGGGGCCGCGCTCGGTGTCGGCGGCGGTGTCGTCGCCGTGACCGCGCACAGTCCCCGCCGCACTGCGGACGCGGCCCGCGACCGCGGGTCGGTAGCGGCGATGGCGGTCGCGGCAGGGGGAGGTACGGGCGCCGCTCTGATCCTCGTTGGCGTCGCCTCCACCATGCTGGCCGGCGGCTACCTGATCGCTGACGCCGCCCTGTCGCTGCCGGAGGTGTGGCGTCTGCTGGTGCCCGCAGGGCTCGGGGTGTCGACGGTGGCCATCGTCGCCCGAGTCGGCAGCGGCGTCTTCGCCAAGAGCACCGATGTGGCGTCCCACACGACGAGTCGGCTCGAGGCGAGAGGCGCCGACCGCTACGGGCGCAACCCGGTCACGATCGCCGATCTCGTGGGGGACTCGCTGGCGGGCACGAACGGCGCCGCCATCGATCTGCTCGACACCCTGTTCATATCGGTGGCGGCAACGACAGTGCTGGCTTGGGACCTCTCCGGAGGCCCGTCAGTCACGCTGTGGGCGGTGCTGCTGCCGCTGGTGGTCGCCGGCTCTGGGATCGTCGGGTCGTTCCTGGCGACGCTCGTCGTCCGCACTCGCGGGAGCCATCTGTCGGCGACGCTGCGACTCGGTCCGGCGGTATGTGGTGCCTACGTGCTCGTCGTTGGGTACGCCTACCTCCGATGGCCGCTGGTCGATACGCCGGGAACGATCGACCCCTGGGGCGCCTTCGCCAGCACGGCGTGTGGCGTGGTAGTCGGCATCGGCATCGGCCACCTCTCGGAGCTGTTCACCAGCGACCGCTGGCGGCAGGTGAAGAACCTCGCCCGTGAGGCAGACCGGGGGGCGGCTCCAGTAGTTCTCGCCGGTGTGGTGGACGGGCTGCGCACCTCCGTGATCCTGGTGGCGGTCCTCGGTGGCGGTGTGGCCGTCGCCTTCTGGGGTGGGGAAGCCATGGTGGAGGGTGGCGGGGCCTACGGGGTGGCTCTGGGCGCGGTGGCCGCGGCGGCGTCGCTGGGGGTGATCGCACGGGTCGCTGCCTTCGGGCCCGTGGCCGACACCGCACGCGGGATTGCTGACATGACCGGCATGCCGGTGGAGGCCCGCGAGGTGGCGTCCGCCCTGGACTCCCTAGGCAACGCCGTCGCCGGGATGGTGCGGGGGTTCTCCCTCGGCGCCGGAGGCTGGGCGGCGGTGGCGGCGATCCTGGCATTGCACCGGACGGCGGACATCGGCGCGGTCGACCTGTTCCGTCCGCTCGCCCTCGGGTCCCTGCTCGTCGGAGCCGCGGTCCCGATGGTGGTCGCCGCCTCGGCGATGCGTTCGGTGACCGCGACCGCCGCATCGATCGTGGACGAAGCCGGACGCCGGGTCGCCGGGCAGCGCGGTCGCCGGAAGACCCGTACTCCGGTCGACGAGGTGTGGTGCGTCGACCTGGCGGCCGCCGCCGCCCACCGGGCGGTGGTGCTGCCGATCTCGCTGGCCGTGGTCCTGCCGATCGGGCTCGGTTTATTCGACGTGGCTGCGCTCGCCGCCCTCCTCGTCGGGGGCCTCGTGAGCGGGCTGTTGCTCGCCGCATTCTTGGCGTCATCGGGAGGATCGTGGGACAACGCTCGCAAGCTCGTCGAGGCCGGCGCCTACGGAGGGCGCGGCTCCGACGCCGACCTGGCCACCAGCGTGGGAGACGCCGTCGGGGATCCGTTCAAGGACGCCGCGATGCCGGCGGTGCTGGTGGTGGTCAAGGGTTTGGCGATCGCGGCGCTCGCCTTCTTGCCCGCGTTCCTCGGGTG